The Leifsonia xyli genomic sequence GGAAGCGGGGCGCCGCCGGTGGGCGACGCCCCGCTGTCATGCGTAACTCGGGCTTACGGGCAGGTACCCGTTACTGCGCCGTTGGTCTGGTCGATCTTGAAGGTGTTACCAGTCGAGCTGACCTCCTGGATGCAGAAGGCGGTGGAGGTGGGAGCGACGGTGCCGAACGTGATGGCACTGTTGCCCGGGCTCTGGGTGTAGCCGTAGGAAATGAGCTGAGCGGTGGTCGGCGTCGCGGCGCTCGCGCCCTTGTCCGTGTAGTACGCGACGACGGCGGTCTTGGCGTTGGCGAGGTCGGACTTGACCGACGCGTCCTTCGCGTTGTTCTGGACCCCGATGTAGATCGGGATGGCGATGGCGGCGAGGATGCCGATGATGATGACCACCACGAGGAGCTCGATCAGGGTGAAGCCCTTCTCGTCCTCCTCGAGCAGCCCCTTGCGGCGAGCGTTCAGCTTGCCCATGAGACGGAAGTACATTGCAGTGTCCAATCGGTCGGGTGGATGGATGCGGGGGGCGGTGCGAGTACCGCTTCGGGGATGACCATATTTCTCGGCGGATTTGGAGAAATATCCCCCGTCAGAGGGGTTTTCGAGGCTTCTACGACCCCAGTGCGGGGGCGTTTCCGGGCCCCTGGCCCCCGGCGGAGGGTCAGCCGCCGACGGCCGACGCGATGCTGAAGATGGGCAGGTAGAGGGCGACGACCATGCCGCCGATGACGACGCCGAGGAAGGCGATCATGAGCGGCTCGATGAGAGCCGTGAGCTGCTCGGTGGTGGCCTCCACCTCCTGCTCGTAGAAGTCGGCGATCTTGTCGAGCATGGTCTCCAGTGAGCCGGCATCCTCGCCGACGGCGACCATCTGCGTCACCATCGACGGGAAGACCTTCTGCTGCGACAGCGGGGTGGCTATCGCCTCACCCTGTCTGACGCCCTCAGCGACCTCCTCAAGCGCTTTCTGCAGCACGTAGTTGCCGCTGGTCTCCCCCACGATCCGGAGCGCCTGGAGGATGGGCACGCCGGCGCTGATCATGTTCGCGAAGTTGCGGCTGAAGCGCGCGATGGCGATGCGTTTCATCAGGGAGCCGAAGACGGGCATCCTGAGCTTGAACGGGTCCAATCGCTTGCGCACGGCTTCGTCGTTCTTGTGCTTCGGCCACCAGAAGGCGAACACGATGCCCGCCACGGCCACGACCGGCACGATGAAGACCATCGCATGGGACAGCTGAACGAGGATCATGGTGGGCAAGGGCAACGGCTTGCCCAGCCCGGCGAACATCTTCTCGAAGATCGGCACGACGAAGAGCAGCATCGCGGCGACGCCGACGATCGTCATGCAGAACACGATCACCGGGTAGGTCAGCGCCGACTTGATCGCGGAGCGGAGCTTGACCTCCTTCTCGAAGTTCTCGGCCACCGCCTCCAGCGCCCCGTCGAGGAAGCCGCCGGTCTCACCGGCCTTCACCATGTTGATCATGAGCGGCGGGAACACGTTCGCGTGCCGTCTCATGGCGTCGGAGACGGAGATGCCGCTCTCGACCTGGTCGCGCACATCCGTGAGGACGGCCGTGAACTTCTTGTTGGGGTTCTGCTCGGCGAGGATGTTGAGCGTCCGGAGCAGCGACAGGCCGGCGCCGATCATGGTCGCCATCTGTCGGCTCATGACGGCGAGCTCCTTGAGCTTCACCCCCGAGCCGGCGCTGAGCTTGATCTCGCGGTTGAGGCCCGTGCCCTCGGCGGCCTCGGCGATCGAGACCGGCGAGAGGCCCATCGTGCGCAGCCGCGAGGCGACGGCGGCCTCGCTGGTGGCATCCACGCGACCCTTGACGATCTTGCCGGAGGCGTCGCGGCCCTTGTACGCGTAGGGCGTGCTGATCGCCATGGTCAGCCCACCGTCCCCGAGTAGGAGTCGCCGAAGTCCGGCCCGCTGGCGGCGATCGCCATGGCGGAGTGCTCGGTCGGCGACTCGACGCGCTGGATGAGGCGGGCGATGCCCTCCTTGTCGTGCGCCTTCTCCATGGCGGCACGGCGCGTGATGACGCCCGCGTTGACGAGCTCGGCGAGGTGCTGGTCCATGGTGCGCATGCCGGAGTCGCGGCCCGCCTGCATCATCGACGCGATCTGGTACGTCTTGCCCTCGCGGATGACGTTGGCGATGGCCGGGTTCATCATCAGGATCTCGGTGGCGACGACGCGGCCCTTTCCGCTGGCGCGCTTGACCAGCGTCTGCGAGACGACGCCCTGCAGCGTGCCCGCGAGCTGGGCCCGCACCTGGTCCTGCTGGTGCGGCGGGAACACGTCGATGACGCGGTCGATCGTCTGCGGCGCATCCTGCGTGTGCAGGGTGGCGAAGACGAGGTGGCCGGTCTCGGCGGCGGTCAGCGCGACGGAGATGGTCTCGAGGTCGCGGAGCTCGCCGATGAGGATGACGTCGGGATCCTGGCGCAGCACGTGCTTCAGCGCGTTGTTGAAGCTGTGGGTGTCGTGGCCGACCTCGCGCTGGTTGACGATCGACTTCTTGTGGACGTGCATGAACTCGATCGGGTCCTCGACCGTGACGATGTGGTCGGCGCGCGTGCTGTTGACCAGGTCGATGAGCGCGGCGAGTGTCGTCGACTTGCCGGAACCGGTCGGGCCGGTGACGAGCACGAGACCGCGGGGCAGCTGCGAGAACTGCCCGACCGCGTCCGGGACGCCGAGGTCGGCGAGCTGCTTGATCTCGGTCGGGATGAGGCGGAACGCCCCGCCGTAGGAGCCGCGCTGCTGGTAGAGGTTGACGCGGAAGCGGGCGTTCGCCGAGATGGTGAACGCGAAGTCGAGCTCGTGCTCGCGCTCGAACTGCTGCAGCTGCCGCTCGGTGAGGAGGCTGGTGAGGGCGGAGCGGGTGCGATCGTGGTTCCAGGGCTCGGTGCTCCCCGCGGGGCGCAGGCCGCCGTCTACACGGACCATCGGCGGAGCGCCGACGGTCACGTGGAGGTCCGACGCCCGCTGGTAGACGACCTCGTGGAGGGCGGCGACGAGTTCCTTATCGGCCCTCTCGAGGGCTTCGCGCTCCGGGTCGGTGAGGCCTTCGTCGAACTCCGGGATGACCGGGTGCGACACCTGCTCCGGCTCGGCGACGGGTGCGGCTGCGCGGCGACCGGCGGGGATCAGGCGGGTCACCGGGGCGCTGTACGCCGGCTCCGGAGCGGTGATGGAGTCGAGGGACCAGACCTGGGTCGGCGGCGCGGCCGGCTCCGGATCAGGCAGCACCGCCTCCGGCAGCACCGGCTCGGGCGCGACATACGCCACCGGCTCGGGAAGCACCGGCTCGGGCGCCACATACGCCTCCGGCTCCGGCAGCACCGGCTCCGGCGCCGCGAGCGGCACGGACTCCCCCGCGACCGGCGGCGCCCACATGGGCGGTGCGCTGAGCGGCACGCCCGGGCCGGGCGCCCAGCCGCCGGCGGTGGCGCCGGGCGGGGTCACGGGGATCTCGTAGACCGGCTTCTCCGTCGGGGGCGGGAAGCCGCCCCAGCTCTCGTCGTTCGTCATGTGCCCTCCCTAGGCGACCACTCTGAGGATCTCTTCCACGGACGTCATGCCGCGCTTGACCTTCTCCCAGCCGTCCTCGCGCAGCGTCAGCATCCCCTGCTCGCGCGCGGCCCGGCCGATCTCGGCGCTCGAGGCACGCTCGACGGCCAGGCGCTCGATGTCCTCCGTCACCGCCATGACCTCGTGCACCGCGATGCGGCCGCGGTAGCCGGTGTTCGAGCAGGCCGGGCAGCCGACCGGGACGAACAGCTGCGGCGGCTCCTCGCCCACGGGGACGGGGAAGCGCAGACGTCGCAGGTCGTCCGGCGCGTAGACGCCCGGCTGCTTACACCGTTCGCAGAGGCGCCGCGCGAGGCGCTGGGCGACGACGCAGTCGAGCGCCGAGCCGACCAGGAACGGCTCGATGTCCATCTCGGTGAGCCGCGTGACGGCGCTCGGCGCGTCGTTCGTGTGCAGGGTCGAGAGGACGAGGTGGCCGGTCAGCGACGCCTCGATGGCGATCTGGGCGGTCTCGTGGTCGCGGATCTCGCCGAGCAGGACCACGTCCGGGTCCGAGCGCAGGATGCTGCGCAGCGCGCTCGCGAAGGTCAGGCCCGCCTTCGGGTTGACCTGAACCTGGTTGATGCCCGGCATCCGGTACTCGACCGGGTCCTCGACCGTGATCACGTTGATCTCGGGCCGCGCGACGGCGTTCAGGGTCGTGTACAGCGTCGTCGACTTGCCCGAGCCGGTCGGGCCGGTGACCAGGATCATGCCGTACGGCTTCGAGTACGACTCGCGGTACGTCTCGAAGTTGCGCTCCAGCAGGTTGAGGTCGCCCAGCGTCATCCCGGTGTTGGTGTTGTCCAGGATGCGCATGACGACCTTCTCGCCCCACACCGTCGGAAGGGTGGCGACCCGGAGGTCGATCTGGCGGCCGCCGTGGACGACAGACATGCGGCCGTCCTGCGGCTTGCGGCGCTCGGCGATGTCGATGTCCGACATGATCTTGAGGCGCGAGATGACGCCGTTCTGGATGCTCTTCGGCGCCGACTGCATGGCGTGCAGGACGCCGTCGATGCGGTACCGCACCCGGACGTCGTGCTCGGCCGGCTCGATGTGGATGTCGGAGGCGTGGTCCTGGATGGCCTGGCTCACCAGCAGGTTCACGAACCGCACGATCGGCGCGTCGTCGTCCGACGCCTCGGCGAGGGCGGTCTCCTCGGCGGGAGCGGCGTCCTCCTGAAGCGTCGTGGTCAGGTCGCTGAGCTCGTCGTCGGCGCGCACGTAGCGGTCGATCGCGGTGCGGAGGTCGGCCTCCTCGGCGACGGCAGCCGCGATGTTGAGGCGGGACGCGGCACGCACGTCGTCGATGGCGAAGACGTTGCCGGGGTCGGCCATCGCGAGCACGATCATCCCCTCGGCCAGACCGATCGGGAGCACGGTGTGGCGACGGCAGATGGCCCCGGGGATCAGGGCGACCGCGGTGCGGTCGACGGGATAGTCGGCGAGTTCGACGAAAGGGATGCCGGACTGCGCGGCTCTCGCGCGCGCGAGCTGAGCGGACGTGATCGCACCGCGCTCGATGAGCTCGCGCACGACGGACTCGTCCGCCGCCGGCTCGGTCGCCACCCGGTCGAGGTATTCGATCGGCAGGTGGCCGTGGAGGATGAGGATCTCGGTCATGGACGCCACAGGGACCTCCTACGGGTAGCGGCTGCCGACGGGGTCGGGTAACGGCAGGCCCGTCCGGTCGGAGGCGAGACTCCCCGGCCCGGCAGGGCGTAGTCACCCTATGCAGCGGCCGGAACAGGGCGACAGACCCGCGTGAGGGTGCCACACCGGTGGGGGGCACCCGCTCGCGGGGCGTGGTTCCATCCTCGATCGGGCCGCCGCAGGGGGCCAGAGCGCCCGCGCGCGATAATGCCGGTGTAGCGCCGGAGGCCGCTCAGCGCAGCTTGCCGCGGCGGCTCGCGAGGTACACGAGCACGCCGGCGAGCACCGCGCATCCCATGGTCGTCAGCCAGTACGGGAGGGTCACGGCGGCGTGCCCGGAGACGGCTTGCGCGACGCCCACGATGAAGCTGACGACGGCGACGACCAGCAGCACCGCGCCGAAGCCGAGCATGGCTCGGCCTGCCGTGTCGGTGTACTGGAGGAGCTGGCGCCACATGCTCCCATTCTCCCAGACGCCCGGAGGCGGGAACGACGAAGGCCCCGGCGCCGAAGCGCCGGGGGCCCAGTCGTACGGGTACCTGCTTAGTTGTAGGTGCCCGGGGTGTAGTCGTCAGAGCTGAAGCTGTCGAAGTCGACGAAGCTCAGGTCGCTCTCGTTGAACGAGGAGTCGTCGGCGAAGATGCGGTTGGGGTACCGCTCCGCCTTGGCCTCCTCGGTCGCCTCGACCGACACGTTGCGGTAGCGGGACAGACCCGTACCGGCCGGGATGAGCTTTCCGATGATGACGTTCTCCTTGAGACCGATCAGCGGGTCGGACTTGCCCTCCATGGCCGCCTGCGTCAGGACGCGGGTGGTCTCCTGGAAGGACGCGGCCGACAGCCACGACTCGGTCGCCAGCGAGGCCTTGGTGATACCCATGACCTCCTGACGGGCGGACGCCGTCTTCTTGCCCTCCTGCAGCGCAGCGCGGTTGATCTCGTTGTACCGCGAGCGGTCGACGAGCTCACCCGGCAGCAGGTCGGTGTCGCCGTGGTCGACGACGGTGACCTTGCGGAGCATCTGGCGGACGATGACCTCGATGTGCTTGTCGTGGATCGGCACACCCTGCGAGCGGTAGACGCCCTGCACGCCGCCCACCAGGTGCTTCTGCACCTCGCGGACACCCTTGACGCGCAGAACCTCCTTCGGGTCGACCGTGCCGACGATCAGCTGCTGGCCGAGGTCGACGTGCTGGCCGTCCTCCACCAGGAGGGTGGAGCGCTTCAGCACCGGGTAGACGTGCGGCTCGTCGCCGTTGTCCGGGGTCAGGATGACCTTGCGGGACTTGTCCGTCTCTTCGATGACGATGCGGCCGGCAGCCTCGGCGATCGGGGACGCACCCTTCGGGGTACGCGCCTCGAACAGCTCCTGGACGCGCGGCAGACCCTGGGTGATGTCGTCCGCGGAGGCCGAACCACCCGTGTGGAAGGTACGCATCGTCAGCTGGGTACCGGGCTCGCCGATCGACTGGGCGGCGATGATGCCGACCGCCTCGCCGATGTCCACCAGCTTGCCGGTCGCGAGCGAGCGGCCGTAGCAGGCGGCGCAGACGCCGACCGCCGACTCACAGGTCAGCACGGAGCGGACCTTGATGTCGGTGACGCCGGCGGCGACCAGCTTGTCGATGAGCACGTCGCCCACGTCCTCGCCCGCCTTCGCGACCACGTTGCCGTCCGAGCCGACCGCGTCAGCGGCCAGCGTGCGGGCGAACACCGAGTTCTCGACGTTCGGGTCGCGGGTCAGGGTGCCGTCGGCACCGACCGTCGCGATCGGCAGGTCGAGACCCTTGGTCGTGCCGCAGTCGTCCTCGCGGATGATGACATCCTGCGAGACGTCCACCAGACGACGGGTCAGGTAGCCCGAGTCCGCCGTACGGAGGGCCGTGTCGGCCAGACCCTTACGGGCACCGTGCGTCGCGATGAAGTACTCCGCCACCGACAGACCCTCGCGGTACGAGGAGATGATCGGACGGGGGATGATCTCACCCTTCGGGTTGTTCACCAGACCGCGCATACCGGCGATGTTGCGGACCTGCAGCCAGTTACCACGGGCACCGGACGTCACCATGCGGTTGATGGTGTTGTCCGCCGGGAAGTTGGCGCGCATGGCCTCGGCGACCTCGTTGGTGGCCTCGGTCCAGATCTTGACGAGCTCCTGACGACGCTCGAGGTCGGTCGTGAGACCCTTCTCGAACTCGGAGGTGATCTTCGCCGCCTTCTTCTCGTAGCCGGCCACGATCTGCGCCTTGTTCGGCGGGGTCAGGATGTCGCTCAGCGACACCGTGACGCCCGAGCGGGTGCCCCAGTAGAAGCCGGCGTCCTTGATCCGGTCGAGCGCCGCGGCGACCTCCACCTTCGGGTACCGCTCGGCGAGGGCGTTGACGATCGACGAGATCGTGCCCTTGTCGGCGACATCCTCCACGTAGGGGTAGTCGGCCGGGAGCGTCTCGTTGAAGAGGGCGCGACCCAGCGTGGTCTCCACGATGGCGGTGATCGGCTCGGTACCCGTGTCGGCCGCGTCGGACGGCACGTAGTTGTCGAGACGGATCTTGACCTTGGCGTTCAGGTGCAGCGTGCCCTGGTCCTTCGCGAGGATCGCCTCGGAGACCGAGGAGAACGCGCGACCCTCACCCTCAGCGCCCTCGCGGACGGTGGTGAGGTGGTGCAGACCGATGATCATGTCCTGCGAGGGCAGGGTGACCGGGCGGCCGTCGGACGGCTTCAGGATGTTGTTCGAAGCGAGCATCAGGATGCGGGCCTCGGCCTGGGCCTCCACCGACAGCGGCAGGTGCACCGCCATCTGGTCGCCGTCGAAGTCCGCGTTGAACGCGGCGCAGACGAGCGGGTGGAGCTGGATGGCCTTGCCCTCGACCAGCTGCGGCTCGAACGCCTGGATGCCCAGACGGTGCAGCGTGGGCGCACGGTTCAGCAGCACGGGGCGCTCGCGGATGATCTCCTCGAGCACGTCCCACACCTGCGGGCGCGAGCGCTCCACCATCCGCTTCGCGGCCTTGATGTTCTGAGCGTGGCTCAGGTCGATCAGGCGCTTGATGACGAACGGCTTGAACAGCTCCAGCGCCATCTGCTTGGGCAGACCGCACTGGTGCAGCTTGAGCTGCGGACCCACGATGATGACCGAACGGCCCGAGTAGTCCACGCGCTTTCCGAGCAGGTTCTGGCGGAAACGACCCTGCTTTCCCTTCAGCATGTCGCTGAGGGACTTGAGGGCGCGGTTGCCGGTACCCGTCACGGGGCGGCCGCGGCGGCCGTTGTCGAACAGCGCGTCGACGGCCTCCTGCAGCATGCGCTTCTCGTTGTTCACGATGATCTCGGGGGCACCGAGGTCGAGCAGACGACGGAGGCGGTTGTTGCGGTTGATCACGCGGCGGTACAGGTCGTTCAGGTCGCTGGTGGCGAAGCGGCCACCGTCGAGCTGGACCATCGGGCGCAGCTCCGGCGGGATCACCGGGACCACGTCGAGCACCATCGCGGCCGGCGAGTTGCCGGTCGCCAGGAACGACGACACGACGCGCAGGCGCTTGATCGCGCGGATCTTCTTCTGGCCCTTGCCGGTGGCGATCTGCTCGCGGAGCAGCTCGGCCTCCTGGTTCAGGTCGAAGGCCTGCAGGCGGCGCTTGATCGCCTCGGCGCCCATGTAGGCCTCGAAGTAGAGGCCGTAGCGGTCGAGGAGCTCGTTGAAGTCCGCGTCCTCCGGCTTGAGGTCGCCGACCTTGAGGGTGCGGAACGACTCCCACACGCGCTCCAGGCGGGCGATGTCCTCGTCGAAGGACTTGCGGAGCTGGCCCATCTCCTTCTCGGCGGTGTCCTTGACGCGACGCTTCTGGTCGGCCTTGGCACCCTCCTCCTCCAGAGCGGCGAGGTCGGTCTCGAGGCGCTGCAGACGCTCGGCGACGCGGGCGTCGCGCTGGTCGGACAGCGTCTTGATCTCGAGACGCAGCTCGTTCTCGAGGCCGGGGAGGTCGGCGTGACGGCCGTCCTCGTCCACCGAGATCACCATGTAGGCGGCGAAGTAGATGACCTTCTCGAGGTCCTTCGGCGCCATGTCGAGCAGGTAGCCGAGGCGGCTGGGCACACCCTTGAAGTACCAGATGTGCGTCACCGGGGCGGCGAGCTCGATGTGGCCCATACGCTCACGACGGACGGAGGACTTGGTGACCTCCACGCCGCAGCGCTCGCAGACGATGCCCTTGAAGCGGACGCGCTTGTACTTGCCGCACGAGCACTCCCAGTCGCGGGACGGTCCGAAGATCTGCTCTCCGAAGAGGCCGTCCTTCTCGGGCTTGAGCGTGCGGTAGTTGATCGTCTCGGGCTTCTTGACCTCGCCGTAGCTCCAACGACGGATGTCGTCAGCGGTGGCCAGGCCGATACGCAGCTCGTCAAAAGTTGTTGCGTCGAGCAATGTGTTCACTCTCTCCTATTGAAGATTCGTCAGTTGGTCTGGCTGCCGGGTCAGATCTCGTCGATGGACGAGGACTCGAAGCGGGAGGAGATGTTGATGCCGAGCTCCTCCGCGGCGCGGAAGGCCTCGTCGTCCGAGTCGCGCAGGCTGACCGCCTGGCCGTCGGCCGAGAGCACCTCCACGTTCAGGCAGAGGGACTGCATCTCCTTGATGAGCACCTTGAAGGACTCCGGGATGCCCGGCTCCTGGATGTTCTCACCCTTGACGATGGCCTCGTAGACCTTGACGCGGCCAAGGATGTCATCCGACTTGATGGTCAGGAGCTCCTGCAGCGCGTACGCGGCACCGTAGGCCTCGAGGGCCCACACCTCCATCTCACCGAAGCGCTGACCACCGAACTGCGCCTTACCACCGAGCGGCTGCTGGGTGATCATCGAGTACGGACCGGTCGAACGGGCGTGGATCTTGTCGTCGACCAGGTGGTGCAGCTTCAGGATGTACATGTAGCCGACCGACACAGGGTCCGGGTACGGCTCGCCGGAGCGGCCGTCGAACAGCTGCGTCTTACCGGAGGAGCCGATCAGGCGGTCGCCGTCGCGCGTCGGGAGGGTCGAGTCGAGCAGACCCGCGATCTCCTCCTCCTTCGCACCGTCGAACACCGGGGTCGCGACCTTCGTGTTCGGCGCGGCCGAGAAAGCGGCCTCGGGGAGCTCAGCGGCCCACTTCGGCTTGCCCTTGATCTCCCAGCCGTTCTTGGCGATCCACCCGAGGTGGATCTCCAGGACCTGACCGAAGTTCATGCGGCCCGGGACACCCAGCGGGTTCAGGATCACGTCGACCGGAGTTCCGTCGGCGAGGAACGGCATGTCCTCCACCGGCAGGATCTTCGAGATGACGCCCTTGTTGCCGTGACGGCCGGCGAGCTTGTCACCCGCGGTGATCTTGCGCTTCTGGGCGATGTAGACCACCACGCGCTGGTTCACGCCGGAGCCGAGCTCGTCGTCGCCGTCCTGCGCGTCGAAGACCTTGACACCGATGATGGTGCCCTCCTCGCCGTGCGGGACCTTGAGGGAGGTGTCGCGCACCTCGCGGCTCTTCTCGTTGAAGATCGCGCGGAGCAGGCGCTCCTCGGCCGACAGCTCGGTCTCGCCCTTCGGCGTGACCTTGCCGACGAGGATGTCGCCGGGGCGCACCTCGGCGCCGATGCGGATGATGCCGCGCTCGTCGAGGTCGGCCAGGAGGTCCGGGCTGACGTTCGGGAGGTCGCGGGTGATCTCCTCCTTGCCGAGCTTGGTGTCGCGGGCGTCGACCTCGTACTCCTCGATGTGGATCGAGGAGAGGGTGTCGTCCTTCACCAGGTTCTGGCTGAGGATGATCGCATCCTCGAAGTTGTGACCCTCCCACGGCATGAACGCGACGAGCAGGTTCTTGCCGAGCGCGAGCTCGCCGTTCTCGGTCGCGGGACCGTCGGCGACGACCTCGCCCTGCTCGATGCGGTCGCCCTCGTCGACGACCACGCGGTGGTTGTACGAGGTGCCCTGGTTCGAGCGGTCGAACTTGCGCAGGTAGTAGGTCTGGTACGTCCCGTCGTCCGCCATCACGGTGACCGCGTCGGCCGAGACCTCGGTGACCACACCGGACTTCTCGGCGGTGACCACGTCACCGGCGTCGATGGCCGCGTAGCCCTCCATACCGGTACCGACGACCGGGCTCTCCGAGCGGAGCAGCGGCACCGCCTGGCGCTGCATGTTCGCACCCATGAGGGCTCGGTTGGCGTCGTCGTGCTCGAGGAACGGGATCAGGGAGGTACCCACCGACACCATCTGGCGCGGGGAGACGTCCATGTAGCCGATCTCGTCGGCGGGGATCAGGTCGACCTCGCCGCCCTTCTGACGGGCGAGCACGCGCTCCTCGACGAAGTGGCCGTTCGCGTCGAGCGGGGCGTTGGCCTGCGCGACGACGAAGTCGTCCTCCTCCGAAGCGGTCAGGTAGTCGATCTGGTCGGTGACCCGGCCCTCGACGACCTTGCGGTACGGCGTCTCGATGAAGCCGAACGAGTTGATGCGCGCGAAGGACGCGAGCGAGCCGATCAGACCGATGTTCGGGCCTTCCGGCGTCTCGATCGGGCACATGCGGCCGTAGTGCGACGGGTGGACGTCACGGACCTCGACGCCGGCGCGCTCACGGCTCAGACCACCGGGGCCGAGCGCGGAGAGGCGGCGCTTGTGAGTCAGACCCGCGAGCGGGTTGTTCTGGTCCATGAACTGCGACAGCTGCGACGTTCCGAAGAACTCCTTGATCGCGGCGACGACGGGGCGCACGTTGATCAGGGTCTGCGGCGTGATCGCCTCGATGTCCTGCGTGGTCATGCGCTCGCGGACGACGCGCTCCATGCGGGAGAGACCGGTGCGGACCTGGTTCTGGATGAGCTCGCCGACGGCGCGGATACGACGGTTGCCGAAGTGGTCGATGTCGTCGATGTCGAGACGGATGTCGGTCTCGACGCCGTTGCGCAGGCCCCGGAACGTGGTGCGGCCGTCGTGCAGGGCGACCAGGTACTTGATCGTGGCGATGATGTCCTGGACGGTCAGCACCGAGTCCGTGAGCGGGGCCTCGAGGCCGAGCTTGCGGTTGATCTTGTAGCGGCCGACCTTGGCGAGGTCGTAGCGCTTCGGGTTGAAGTAGAAGTTGTCGAGGAGCGCACGCGCGGCCTCGGCGGCGACCTGCTCACCCGGACGCAGCTTGCGGTAGATGTCCTTGAGCGCCTCCTCCTTGGTGAGGATGGCGTCCTTCTCGAGGGTCAGCTCGATCGACTGGTAGCCGGCGAACTCGGAGAGGATCTCCTCGCTCGTGAGGCCCAGCGCCTTCAGGAACACGGTGACCGACTGCTTGCGCTTGCGGTCGATGCGGACACCGACCTGGTCGCGCTTGTCGATCTCGAACTCGAGCCACGCGCCGCGGCTCGGGATCACGCGCGCCGAGTAGATGTCCTTGTCGGACGTCTTGTCGGCGGTGGCCTCGAAGTACACGCCCGGCGAGCGGACGAGCTGCGACACGACGACACGCTCGGTGCCGTTGATGATGAACGTTCCGCGCTCGGTCATGAGCGGGAAGTCGCCCATGAAGACCGTCTGCGTCTTGATCTCACCGGTGAGGTGGTTCATGAACTCGGCCTCGACGTAGAGCGGGGCCGCGTAGGTCTTGCCCTTCTCCTTGCACTCGTCGATCGAGTACTTCTTCTCTTCGAGG encodes the following:
- a CDS encoding type II secretion system protein GspE, which produces MASMTEILILHGHLPIEYLDRVATEPAADESVVRELIERGAITSAQLARARAAQSGIPFVELADYPVDRTAVALIPGAICRRHTVLPIGLAEGMIVLAMADPGNVFAIDDVRAASRLNIAAAVAEEADLRTAIDRYVRADDELSDLTTTLQEDAAPAEETALAEASDDDAPIVRFVNLLVSQAIQDHASDIHIEPAEHDVRVRYRIDGVLHAMQSAPKSIQNGVISRLKIMSDIDIAERRKPQDGRMSVVHGGRQIDLRVATLPTVWGEKVVMRILDNTNTGMTLGDLNLLERNFETYRESYSKPYGMILVTGPTGSGKSTTLYTTLNAVARPEINVITVEDPVEYRMPGINQVQVNPKAGLTFASALRSILRSDPDVVLLGEIRDHETAQIAIEASLTGHLVLSTLHTNDAPSAVTRLTEMDIEPFLVGSALDCVVAQRLARRLCERCKQPGVYAPDDLRRLRFPVPVGEEPPQLFVPVGCPACSNTGYRGRIAVHEVMAVTEDIERLAVERASSAEIGRAAREQGMLTLREDGWEKVKRGMTSVEEILRVVA
- a CDS encoding pilus assembly protein PilC — protein: MAISTPYAYKGRDASGKIVKGRVDATSEAAVASRLRTMGLSPVSIAEAAEGTGLNREIKLSAGSGVKLKELAVMSRQMATMIGAGLSLLRTLNILAEQNPNKKFTAVLTDVRDQVESGISVSDAMRRHANVFPPLMINMVKAGETGGFLDGALEAVAENFEKEVKLRSAIKSALTYPVIVFCMTIVGVAAMLLFVVPIFEKMFAGLGKPLPLPTMILVQLSHAMVFIVPVVAVAGIVFAFWWPKHKNDEAVRKRLDPFKLRMPVFGSLMKRIAIARFSRNFANMISAGVPILQALRIVGETSGNYVLQKALEEVAEGVRQGEAIATPLSQQKVFPSMVTQMVAVGEDAGSLETMLDKIADFYEQEVEATTEQLTALIEPLMIAFLGVVIGGMVVALYLPIFSIASAVGG
- a CDS encoding type IV pili twitching motility protein PilT, with product MRPAGSTEPWNHDRTRSALTSLLTERQLQQFEREHELDFAFTISANARFRVNLYQQRGSYGGAFRLIPTEIKQLADLGVPDAVGQFSQLPRGLVLVTGPTGSGKSTTLAALIDLVNSTRADHIVTVEDPIEFMHVHKKSIVNQREVGHDTHSFNNALKHVLRQDPDVILIGELRDLETISVALTAAETGHLVFATLHTQDAPQTIDRVIDVFPPHQQDQVRAQLAGTLQGVVSQTLVKRASGKGRVVATEILMMNPAIANVIREGKTYQIASMMQAGRDSGMRTMDQHLAELVNAGVITRRAAMEKAHDKEGIARLIQRVESPTEHSAMAIAASGPDFGDSYSGTVG
- a CDS encoding DNA-directed RNA polymerase subunit beta', with protein sequence MLDATTFDELRIGLATADDIRRWSYGEVKKPETINYRTLKPEKDGLFGEQIFGPSRDWECSCGKYKRVRFKGIVCERCGVEVTKSSVRRERMGHIELAAPVTHIWYFKGVPSRLGYLLDMAPKDLEKVIYFAAYMVISVDEDGRHADLPGLENELRLEIKTLSDQRDARVAERLQRLETDLAALEEEGAKADQKRRVKDTAEKEMGQLRKSFDEDIARLERVWESFRTLKVGDLKPEDADFNELLDRYGLYFEAYMGAEAIKRRLQAFDLNQEAELLREQIATGKGQKKIRAIKRLRVVSSFLATGNSPAAMVLDVVPVIPPELRPMVQLDGGRFATSDLNDLYRRVINRNNRLRRLLDLGAPEIIVNNEKRMLQEAVDALFDNGRRGRPVTGTGNRALKSLSDMLKGKQGRFRQNLLGKRVDYSGRSVIIVGPQLKLHQCGLPKQMALELFKPFVIKRLIDLSHAQNIKAAKRMVERSRPQVWDVLEEIIRERPVLLNRAPTLHRLGIQAFEPQLVEGKAIQLHPLVCAAFNADFDGDQMAVHLPLSVEAQAEARILMLASNNILKPSDGRPVTLPSQDMIIGLHHLTTVREGAEGEGRAFSSVSEAILAKDQGTLHLNAKVKIRLDNYVPSDAADTGTEPITAIVETTLGRALFNETLPADYPYVEDVADKGTISSIVNALAERYPKVEVAAALDRIKDAGFYWGTRSGVTVSLSDILTPPNKAQIVAGYEKKAAKITSEFEKGLTTDLERRQELVKIWTEATNEVAEAMRANFPADNTINRMVTSGARGNWLQVRNIAGMRGLVNNPKGEIIPRPIISSYREGLSVAEYFIATHGARKGLADTALRTADSGYLTRRLVDVSQDVIIREDDCGTTKGLDLPIATVGADGTLTRDPNVENSVFARTLAADAVGSDGNVVAKAGEDVGDVLIDKLVAAGVTDIKVRSVLTCESAVGVCAACYGRSLATGKLVDIGEAVGIIAAQSIGEPGTQLTMRTFHTGGSASADDITQGLPRVQELFEARTPKGASPIAEAAGRIVIEETDKSRKVILTPDNGDEPHVYPVLKRSTLLVEDGQHVDLGQQLIVGTVDPKEVLRVKGVREVQKHLVGGVQGVYRSQGVPIHDKHIEVIVRQMLRKVTVVDHGDTDLLPGELVDRSRYNEINRAALQEGKKTASARQEVMGITKASLATESWLSAASFQETTRVLTQAAMEGKSDPLIGLKENVIIGKLIPAGTGLSRYRNVSVEATEEAKAERYPNRIFADDSSFNESDLSFVDFDSFSSDDYTPGTYN